One Methylosinus sp. C49 DNA segment encodes these proteins:
- the ruvA gene encoding Holliday junction branch migration protein RuvA, with translation MIGKLKGIVDSYGEDFVIIDVHGVGYVVSCSARTLQKLAPVGEAAALSIETQVREDAIRLFGFSSEAERDWFRLLQSVQGVGSKVALAILSILSPGELASAIAGQDKAMVARASGVGPKLAARIVAELKDKAPAFAGIDPVVARLSGEEPAAAPQAAQDAISALVNLGYGRPQAAAAVAKSLEAMGEGADTGALIRRGLKELAS, from the coding sequence AGCTCAAGGGAATCGTCGATTCCTATGGCGAGGATTTCGTCATCATCGACGTGCATGGCGTCGGCTATGTGGTGAGCTGCTCGGCGCGCACGCTGCAGAAGCTCGCGCCCGTGGGCGAGGCGGCGGCGCTCTCCATAGAGACGCAGGTGCGCGAGGACGCCATACGTCTGTTCGGCTTTTCGTCGGAGGCCGAGCGCGATTGGTTCCGCCTGCTGCAGAGCGTGCAGGGGGTGGGCTCGAAAGTGGCGCTCGCCATTTTGTCCATTCTCTCGCCGGGCGAGCTGGCCTCGGCCATTGCGGGGCAGGATAAGGCGATGGTGGCGCGCGCCTCCGGCGTCGGCCCCAAGCTGGCGGCGCGCATCGTCGCCGAGCTGAAGGACAAGGCCCCGGCCTTCGCCGGAATCGATCCGGTGGTGGCGCGGCTTTCCGGCGAGGAGCCGGCGGCGGCGCCCCAGGCGGCGCAGGACGCCATTTCGGCGCTGGTCAATCTCGGCTATGGGCGCCCGCAGGCGGCGGCGGCCGTCGCCAAGAGCCTCGAGGCGATGGGCGAGGGGGCCGACACCGGCGCGCTCATCCGCCGTGGGCTGAAGGAGCTGGCGAGCTGA
- a CDS encoding cupin domain-containing protein gives MRRAFAVIAAAGVAALLSAAPSGADHVGTHKVLLPGDIPFTAGPPSLPAGVEAAVLYGDPAKEGIFVMRLKAPAGYRVPPHTHPKAEVVSIVSGRMRLGLGQAADRASVEELPAGAFSVMPAGVAHYAFFDAETVLQIDAMGPWSIDYVNPKDDPRNQIAPAQR, from the coding sequence ATGAGACGAGCCTTTGCAGTCATTGCGGCGGCCGGGGTCGCCGCGCTCCTTTCGGCGGCGCCTTCGGGCGCCGATCATGTGGGGACGCACAAGGTCCTCTTGCCGGGCGACATTCCCTTCACGGCCGGGCCGCCGTCGCTGCCGGCCGGGGTGGAGGCCGCCGTCCTCTATGGCGACCCCGCCAAGGAGGGCATATTCGTGATGCGGCTGAAGGCGCCGGCGGGCTACCGCGTTCCGCCGCATACGCATCCCAAGGCGGAGGTCGTCTCGATCGTTTCCGGGCGGATGCGGCTCGGCCTCGGTCAGGCGGCGGATCGGGCGAGCGTCGAGGAGCTGCCGGCGGGCGCCTTCTCCGTCATGCCGGCGGGCGTGGCGCATTACGCTTTCTTCGACGCGGAGACGGTGCTCCAGATCGACGCCATGGGGCCTTGGAGCATAGATTACGTCAATCCCAAGGACGATCCGCGCAATCAGATCGCGCCGGCGCAGCGGTGA
- a CDS encoding flagellar export protein FliJ has translation MKSRDALVRLKRFHAEECRRRVAQLQTMIAEFTRMTGDLDREIAHEEQRANITDPNHFAYPTYAQAARTRRDNLLRSVADLKDQLVEAETHMKDAAEELGKAQGQEARDRGGDRVIDLVAERRV, from the coding sequence ATGAAGTCGCGAGATGCCTTGGTTCGGCTGAAACGTTTTCACGCCGAAGAGTGCCGGCGCCGCGTGGCGCAGCTGCAGACGATGATCGCCGAATTCACCCGCATGACGGGCGATCTCGATCGCGAGATCGCTCATGAGGAGCAGCGGGCCAATATCACCGACCCCAATCACTTCGCCTATCCGACCTATGCTCAGGCCGCGCGCACCCGCCGCGACAATCTCCTGCGCTCTGTCGCCGATCTCAAGGACCAGCTGGTCGAGGCGGAGACGCATATGAAGGACGCGGCCGAGGAGTTGGGCAAGGCGCAGGGCCAGGAAGCCCGCGACCGTGGCGGCGATCGCGTCATCGATCTCGTCGCCGAGCGGCGCGTCTGA
- a CDS encoding DUF692 domain-containing protein, with amino-acid sequence MATPAELRAGLGYRPQFCADLFANREKIEIVEVIADHYLDASREKRAELDLLADHFPIVPHGLDLSLGSAEGVDPSYLRKLARLVARLDPPWWSEHLAFTRAGGISIGHLAALPYTQEAAEAVARNVETVRRAIPTPLILENPTVIALVPGCEMDEAGFLTRVLELTGCGWLCDVTNLYTNAVNQGVDLEAELDRWPFERVVQFHIAGGRRLRGLLMDSHDAPAPPEIWSLLEKILPRAPNARAMVLERDENLPPFGDLVEEVAHARAIGRLCR; translated from the coding sequence ATGGCGACGCCCGCAGAGCTGCGCGCCGGCCTCGGCTATCGGCCGCAGTTCTGCGCCGATCTCTTCGCCAATCGCGAAAAGATCGAGATCGTCGAGGTCATCGCCGACCATTATCTCGACGCCTCGCGGGAAAAGCGCGCCGAGCTCGATCTCCTCGCCGATCATTTCCCGATCGTGCCGCATGGGCTCGATCTCTCGCTCGGCTCCGCGGAGGGCGTCGATCCCTCCTATCTGCGAAAGCTGGCGCGCCTCGTCGCCCGGCTCGACCCGCCCTGGTGGAGCGAGCATCTCGCCTTCACCAGGGCGGGCGGAATCTCCATCGGCCATCTCGCCGCCCTGCCCTACACGCAGGAGGCGGCGGAGGCGGTGGCGCGCAATGTCGAGACCGTGCGCCGGGCGATACCCACTCCGCTGATCCTCGAAAATCCGACCGTCATCGCGCTCGTCCCCGGCTGTGAGATGGACGAGGCGGGTTTCCTCACCCGCGTGCTGGAGCTGACCGGCTGCGGCTGGCTCTGCGACGTCACCAATCTCTACACCAACGCCGTCAATCAGGGCGTCGATCTGGAGGCCGAGCTCGACCGCTGGCCCTTCGAGCGCGTGGTCCAATTCCACATCGCCGGCGGTCGGCGGCTGCGCGGCCTGCTGATGGACAGCCATGACGCCCCGGCGCCGCCGGAAATCTGGAGCCTGCTCGAGAAAATCCTGCCCCGCGCGCCGAATGCGCGGGCGATGGTGCTGGAGCGGGACGAAAATCTGCCGCCCTTCGGCGACCTGGTCGAGGAGGTCGCGCATGCGCGCGCGATCGGCCGCCTATGCCGCTGA
- a CDS encoding TIGR04222 domain-containing membrane protein: MAGISILGLPGPEFLGLYAGVAALTLGLSFLFIRAADPTRDMARLKVPSEPDAIALAYLSGGVNNVIRTLLFDLRQQGYVGITDGRLERAAGAQSGRVLDARSARVLMALSARPTPGELFADPALAADIERLCAPERRRLVENDLLAPPGVGQTAGTAFILGSIVLLGLAASKLAATLLAGHHNVIFLIGMAAAAEIFLWMLTSKARKRIASARGTAYLAAIKRAYGRSLSEKLGQAKSRPTGAAAFDAGSLFLVSVFGYEALKGALEPEFMSLFRKSASDSSGSCGSSCSGGGDGGGGCGGCGGGD; this comes from the coding sequence ATGGCCGGCATTTCGATCCTCGGCCTTCCGGGGCCGGAGTTTTTAGGCCTCTACGCCGGCGTGGCGGCGCTGACGCTCGGCCTGTCCTTTCTCTTCATCCGCGCGGCAGATCCGACGCGCGACATGGCCCGGCTGAAAGTGCCGAGCGAGCCCGACGCCATCGCGCTCGCCTATCTCTCGGGCGGCGTCAATAATGTCATCCGCACGCTTTTGTTCGATCTGCGCCAGCAAGGCTATGTGGGCATAACCGACGGGCGGCTGGAGCGGGCCGCCGGCGCCCAGTCCGGCCGCGTGCTGGACGCGCGTTCGGCGCGCGTGCTGATGGCGCTTTCGGCGCGGCCGACGCCAGGCGAGCTCTTCGCCGATCCAGCGCTGGCGGCCGATATAGAACGACTCTGCGCGCCAGAGCGGCGGCGCCTCGTCGAGAATGACCTGCTCGCGCCGCCCGGCGTCGGCCAGACCGCCGGCACGGCCTTTATCCTCGGCTCGATCGTCCTCCTCGGCCTTGCGGCCAGCAAGCTGGCGGCAACGCTCCTCGCCGGCCATCACAATGTGATCTTCCTCATCGGCATGGCGGCGGCCGCCGAAATCTTCCTCTGGATGCTGACCTCCAAGGCCCGCAAGCGCATCGCCAGCGCGCGCGGGACAGCCTATCTCGCGGCGATCAAGCGCGCCTATGGGCGCAGCCTCTCCGAAAAGCTCGGCCAGGCGAAATCGCGCCCCACCGGGGCTGCGGCTTTCGACGCCGGCTCGCTCTTCCTCGTCTCGGTCTTCGGCTATGAGGCGCTGAAGGGCGCCCTAGAGCCGGAATTCATGAGCCTATTCAGGAAGTCGGCGAGCGATTCCTCCGGCTCCTGCGGCTCGTCCTGCAGCGGCGGCGGAGACGGCGGCGGTGGTTGCGGCGGCTGCGGCGGCGGCGACTGA
- a CDS encoding UPF0104 family protein, which yields MKKILEFVWPLVGLVAVIASFYLLYGEFRGESVGEEVWADLRAIPVSHWVAAGFCSLLAYAALAWYDRIALLHLGVKHISMVFISLCSFTTYALSHNIGASVFSGAVVRYRAYSTKGLTAGQVAVLVVLCSYTFGLGTVLLTGILLTYQPSLLGRLSGMLPEMLTNEHTALIIGLSCLGAVALYVIGSLMHFKPIDLGKIHVMYPRPEVMIRQMFAAPLELIGAAGIIYFALPEGSGTPYIVVLGTFLLSFSAALVSHAPGGLGVFELIFIKAMPDVPRLKVLTALLVFRLLYLIVPLLFALVVVLLFERGRLAETLRGRADSEN from the coding sequence ATGAAAAAAATTTTGGAATTTGTCTGGCCTCTCGTCGGGCTGGTGGCTGTCATCGCCTCTTTCTATCTTCTCTATGGCGAATTTCGCGGGGAGTCGGTCGGCGAGGAGGTCTGGGCCGATCTTCGGGCCATTCCCGTCTCCCATTGGGTCGCAGCCGGCTTCTGCTCTCTGCTCGCCTATGCCGCGCTCGCCTGGTACGATCGGATCGCGCTGCTGCACCTCGGCGTGAAGCACATCTCCATGGTGTTCATCTCGCTGTGCTCATTCACCACTTATGCGCTCTCGCATAATATCGGCGCGTCGGTGTTCTCCGGCGCCGTGGTGCGCTACCGGGCCTATTCCACCAAGGGCCTGACGGCCGGTCAGGTGGCGGTGCTGGTGGTGCTGTGCTCCTACACTTTCGGCCTGGGCACAGTGCTGCTCACCGGCATTTTGCTGACCTATCAGCCGAGCCTGCTCGGCCGCCTCTCCGGCATGCTGCCGGAAATGCTCACCAATGAGCATACGGCGCTGATCATCGGCCTCTCCTGCCTCGGCGCCGTGGCGCTCTATGTCATCGGCTCGCTGATGCACTTCAAGCCGATCGATCTGGGCAAGATCCATGTGATGTATCCGCGGCCCGAGGTGATGATCCGGCAGATGTTCGCCGCCCCTCTGGAACTGATCGGCGCCGCCGGCATTATTTATTTCGCTCTGCCGGAGGGCAGCGGCACGCCCTATATCGTCGTGCTCGGCACTTTCCTCCTGTCCTTCTCGGCCGCGCTGGTCTCCCATGCGCCCGGCGGGCTCGGCGTGTTCGAGCTCATCTTCATCAAGGCGATGCCGGATGTGCCGCGGCTCAAGGTGCTGACCGCTCTGCTGGTGTTCCGCCTGCTCTATCTCATCGTGCCGCTGCTGTTCGCTCTGGTCGTCGTGCTGCTGTTCGAGCGCGGACGTCTCGCCGAAACCTTGCGCGGCCGCGCCGACAGCGAGAACTGA
- a CDS encoding DUF1153 domain-containing protein: MTETHRPRVKYVIGPDGSPLTVADLPPPTTKRWVIRRKAEVVAAVRGGLLSLEEACTRYTLTVDEFLSWQMSIDQHGLAGLRTTRLQQYRM, encoded by the coding sequence ATGACCGAGACGCATCGTCCGCGTGTCAAATATGTCATCGGCCCCGATGGCAGCCCATTGACCGTCGCGGATCTGCCGCCGCCCACGACCAAGCGTTGGGTTATACGCCGCAAGGCCGAAGTGGTCGCGGCGGTGCGCGGCGGGCTCCTCTCCCTCGAGGAGGCTTGCACCCGCTACACGCTGACGGTGGACGAGTTTCTGAGCTGGCAGATGTCGATCGACCAGCACGGTCTCGCCGGATTGCGGACGACCCGCCTTCAGCAATATCGCATGTGA
- a CDS encoding septal ring lytic transglycosylase RlpA family protein produces MKQWIIGAAIFAGSTAAAAGQSWVGKASYYGYHGRTASGGHVGALTAAHRSLPFGSRARVTNLGNGRSVVVTINDRGPFVHGRVIDVSAHAADSLGFRSAGVARVKVERVAGE; encoded by the coding sequence TTGAAACAATGGATCATCGGAGCGGCGATTTTTGCAGGTTCGACAGCGGCGGCGGCGGGCCAATCCTGGGTGGGAAAGGCCTCCTACTACGGCTATCATGGCCGGACGGCGAGCGGGGGCCATGTGGGGGCGCTGACGGCGGCCCATCGCAGCCTTCCTTTCGGCTCGCGCGCGCGCGTGACCAATCTCGGCAATGGCCGTTCGGTGGTCGTCACGATCAATGATCGCGGTCCCTTCGTGCATGGACGGGTGATCGACGTCTCCGCTCATGCGGCGGACAGCCTCGGCTTCCGTTCGGCGGGCGTCGCCCGTGTGAAGGTGGAGCGGGTCGCCGGCGAGTAG
- a CDS encoding DoxX family protein, which translates to MASLVSPGRAQALLGLLRILAALLFLQHGTAKLFGFPHVAMFDGLKLVSLLGLAGAIEILGGLLMLVGLFTRPTAIVLAAEMIVAYVVGHAARGALPIHNGGELALVYAVVFALFVLAGPGRFALDRSVHEEA; encoded by the coding sequence ATGGCTTCTCTGGTTTCGCCGGGCCGCGCGCAGGCGCTGCTGGGCCTTTTGCGCATTCTCGCCGCGCTGCTGTTCCTTCAGCACGGGACGGCCAAGCTCTTCGGCTTTCCGCACGTGGCCATGTTCGACGGGCTGAAGCTCGTCTCCCTGCTCGGCCTCGCCGGGGCGATCGAGATACTCGGCGGCCTGCTGATGCTTGTCGGCCTCTTCACCCGGCCGACGGCCATCGTGCTCGCGGCGGAAATGATTGTCGCCTATGTCGTCGGCCACGCCGCCCGCGGCGCTCTGCCCATCCACAATGGCGGCGAGCTGGCGCTCGTCTATGCCGTCGTCTTCGCGCTTTTCGTGCTGGCCGGCCCCGGCCGCTTCGCCCTGGATCGATCCGTTCATGAGGAGGCTTGA
- a CDS encoding malonic semialdehyde reductase codes for MAQNDISQETLSAEALAQLFTEARTHNGWADREVPDALLQQAVRLALWGPTSANCLPARFLFIRSAEAKARLAPALSPGNLDKTLAAPATAIVAHDTQFYEHLPRLYPATDARAWFVGNAPLVETTAFRNGTLQGAYFLLALRAVGLDAGPMSGFDNAKVDAEFFPGGTVKSNFLINIGYGDPAKLYPRGPRFAFEEVASIL; via the coding sequence ATGGCGCAAAACGACATTTCGCAGGAAACTCTGAGCGCCGAGGCGCTCGCGCAGCTTTTTACCGAAGCGCGCACCCACAATGGCTGGGCCGATCGCGAGGTCCCCGACGCCTTGCTCCAACAGGCGGTGCGGCTCGCGCTATGGGGGCCGACCAGCGCCAATTGCCTGCCGGCGCGCTTCCTCTTCATCCGCTCGGCGGAGGCCAAGGCGCGGCTGGCGCCGGCGCTGTCCCCCGGCAATCTCGACAAGACGCTCGCCGCGCCGGCGACGGCGATCGTCGCCCATGACACGCAATTCTACGAGCATCTGCCGCGCCTCTATCCCGCGACCGACGCGCGCGCCTGGTTCGTCGGCAACGCCCCGCTCGTCGAGACGACCGCCTTTCGCAATGGCACGCTGCAGGGCGCCTATTTCCTGCTGGCGCTGCGCGCCGTCGGGCTCGACGCCGGGCCGATGAGCGGCTTCGACAATGCGAAGGTGGACGCCGAATTCTTCCCCGGCGGGACGGTGAAGTCCAATTTCCTCATCAACATCGGCTATGGCGATCCGGCGAAACTCTATCCGCGGGGTCCGCGTTTCGCCTTCGAGGAGGTCGCCTCGATCCTCTGA
- a CDS encoding cold-shock protein yields MATGTVKWFNAQKGYGFIQPDGDDKDVFVHISAVERAGLRDLREGQKVSFEIAQDRRTGKSSADQLKAL; encoded by the coding sequence ATGGCGACTGGAACGGTTAAGTGGTTCAATGCCCAGAAGGGCTATGGCTTCATCCAGCCGGATGGCGACGACAAGGACGTGTTCGTCCACATCAGCGCGGTGGAGCGCGCCGGCCTGCGCGATCTGCGCGAGGGCCAGAAGGTGAGCTTCGAGATCGCGCAGGATCGCCGCACCGGCAAGTCCTCGGCGGACCAGCTCAAGGCGCTCTGA
- a CDS encoding acyl carrier protein, which translates to MIDLVRQAIDENGRLPAPACDIAADADLYELGLTSFAAVRIMLALEDAYGVQFPEHMLRRRNFASIAAIVSCLHALERKAA; encoded by the coding sequence GTGATCGACCTCGTTCGGCAAGCGATCGACGAGAATGGACGCCTGCCCGCGCCCGCCTGCGACATAGCGGCCGACGCCGACCTCTATGAGCTCGGCCTCACCTCATTCGCGGCGGTCAGAATCATGCTCGCGCTCGAGGACGCCTATGGCGTCCAATTCCCGGAGCATATGCTTCGCCGTCGCAATTTCGCCTCCATCGCCGCCATCGTCTCCTGCCTGCATGCGCTGGAGCGCAAGGCGGCCTGA
- the pqqE gene encoding pyrroloquinoline quinone biosynthesis protein PqqE gives MTDVRTRWLITADSRPAFTRYSRLHEDVVRKRKVILAPERAYELDPIGLAVLGHVDGLASVAEISQRLAQTYSAPVDVIQTDVVKLLQGLADKRLLRDGPDAFSPPPLSQTAKSYAPFERGPAGLLAELTHRCPLQCPYCSNPLDLERANTELTSGEWGDVFRQAASIGALQLHLSGGEPTIRRDLEEILAHAVDAGLYTNLVTSAVLLTRERLAHLAEIGLDHVQVSVQDVVPESSDHISGYEGGVAKKRDVARWARELGLGLTINAPIHRQNIDHLPQIIDFAAEVGAQRLEVAHIQYYAWAEVNRAALIPTREKFLATVGIVEEAKKRLQGVLNFDFVIHDHYASRPKACTGGWGRSIMVVTPSGKALPCHAAQTLPGLSFDNVRQRPLGDIWRNGAAFEAFRGEDWMQEPCRSCDKRGVDYGGCRCQALAVTGDAAATDPACHRSAHHEEFAALGQNESLLPAPPFVYRRLGGADRKEKALDEQPA, from the coding sequence ATGACCGACGTCCGCACCCGCTGGCTGATAACCGCCGACTCTCGCCCGGCATTCACGCGCTATTCGCGCCTGCACGAGGATGTCGTGCGCAAGCGCAAGGTGATCCTCGCGCCGGAACGCGCCTATGAGCTGGACCCGATCGGCCTCGCCGTGCTCGGCCATGTCGACGGCCTCGCCAGCGTCGCGGAAATCTCGCAGCGTCTCGCGCAAACTTATTCGGCGCCCGTCGATGTGATCCAGACGGATGTGGTCAAGCTGCTGCAAGGCCTCGCCGACAAGCGCCTGCTGCGCGACGGACCGGACGCATTTTCGCCCCCTCCCCTGTCGCAGACGGCGAAATCCTATGCGCCCTTCGAGCGCGGCCCGGCGGGCCTGCTCGCCGAGCTGACGCATCGCTGTCCGCTGCAATGCCCCTATTGCTCCAATCCGCTCGATCTCGAGCGCGCCAATACGGAGCTGACCTCCGGCGAATGGGGCGACGTGTTTCGGCAGGCCGCCTCCATCGGCGCGCTGCAATTGCATCTCTCGGGCGGCGAGCCGACCATTCGCCGCGATCTCGAGGAGATTCTCGCCCACGCCGTCGACGCCGGCCTCTACACAAATCTCGTGACCTCCGCCGTGCTGCTGACGCGCGAGCGTCTGGCGCATCTCGCCGAGATCGGCCTCGATCATGTGCAGGTCTCGGTGCAGGATGTGGTCCCCGAAAGCTCGGACCATATTTCCGGCTATGAGGGCGGCGTCGCCAAGAAGCGCGATGTCGCGCGCTGGGCGCGGGAATTGGGCCTCGGGCTCACCATCAATGCGCCGATCCATCGCCAGAACATCGACCATTTGCCGCAGATCATCGATTTCGCGGCAGAGGTCGGGGCGCAGCGGCTCGAGGTGGCGCATATTCAATATTACGCCTGGGCGGAGGTGAACCGCGCCGCGCTGATCCCGACGCGCGAGAAATTCCTCGCCACTGTCGGCATTGTGGAAGAGGCGAAGAAGCGCCTGCAGGGCGTGCTCAATTTCGATTTCGTGATCCACGATCATTACGCCTCGCGCCCCAAGGCCTGCACGGGCGGCTGGGGCCGCAGCATCATGGTGGTGACGCCCTCCGGCAAGGCGCTGCCCTGCCACGCCGCGCAGACGCTGCCGGGCCTCTCCTTCGATAATGTGCGCCAGCGCCCTCTCGGCGACATTTGGCGCAATGGAGCGGCCTTCGAGGCCTTTCGCGGCGAGGATTGGATGCAGGAGCCCTGCCGCAGCTGCGACAAGCGCGGGGTCGATTATGGCGGCTGCCGCTGCCAGGCGCTGGCCGTCACCGGCGACGCGGCGGCGACCGACCCCGCCTGCCATCGCTCGGCCCATCACGAGGAATTCGCCGCGCTCGGGCAGAACGAGTCGCTTCTGCCGGCGCCGCCTTTCGTCTATCGCCGCCTCGGCGGGGCGGACCGCAAGGAGAAGGCGCTGGACGAGCAGCCGGCCTGA
- a CDS encoding nucleotidyltransferase domain-containing protein, producing MDPAIVEKIQQRLDDLRIVERVAVPLAVESGSRAWGFPSPDSDYDCRFIYIRRSADYLSPWRKRDVIETPLDEIFDVNGWDLGKALQLLLKGNAVVIEWLTSPIGYRRDQEFADAFLALARETVDRERIAYHYLHLGERHRRAYFSDDKNVRRKKLFYALRPAAALRWLRLYPNERIAPMQFQELMAQCDPPADVAAIVETLLAEKSRSSEMGTGPVDPVLAAFIDAEFASARNSLRPTERRIEREAIERAEAFFLAALRRHAPDGVM from the coding sequence TTGGACCCGGCGATCGTCGAAAAAATTCAGCAGCGACTCGACGATCTGCGCATCGTCGAGCGGGTTGCTGTTCCCTTGGCGGTGGAGAGCGGCAGTCGGGCTTGGGGATTTCCCTCTCCCGACAGCGATTATGATTGCCGTTTCATCTATATTCGTCGCTCGGCGGACTATCTATCGCCTTGGCGCAAGCGCGATGTGATCGAAACGCCGCTCGACGAAATCTTCGACGTGAACGGATGGGATCTCGGAAAGGCCCTACAGCTTCTGCTCAAGGGCAACGCCGTCGTCATCGAATGGCTCACCTCGCCGATCGGCTACCGCCGTGATCAGGAATTCGCCGATGCATTTCTGGCGCTCGCGCGCGAGACCGTCGATCGAGAGCGCATCGCCTATCATTACCTGCACCTCGGCGAACGCCATCGTCGCGCCTATTTCAGCGACGACAAGAATGTGCGCCGCAAGAAGCTGTTTTACGCTCTGCGCCCGGCGGCCGCGCTCCGCTGGTTGCGCCTTTACCCGAATGAACGGATAGCGCCGATGCAATTCCAAGAGTTGATGGCGCAATGCGATCCGCCGGCCGACGTCGCTGCCATTGTGGAAACTCTGCTCGCGGAGAAGTCGCGATCGAGCGAGATGGGAACCGGCCCGGTCGACCCCGTGCTCGCAGCGTTTATCGACGCGGAATTCGCCTCCGCTCGAAACTCGCTGCGACCGACAGAACGCCGGATCGAGCGCGAGGCGATCGAGCGGGCGGAAGCCTTTTTTCTTGCGGCTCTACGCCGTCACGCTCCAGATGGGGTGATGTGA
- the pqqC gene encoding pyrroloquinoline-quinone synthase PqqC, giving the protein MNDFSTAEWHDAPPLSKEAFEAAIRAVGEERYHDKHPFHKMLHGGKLSKGQVQAWALNRYCYQEAVPRKDAAFMSRVHDRELRREWIHRIHDHDGLGEEGGGIERWLVLTDGLGLSRDYVTSRKGALPATKFAVEAYVRFVVEQPLVIAVASSLTELFAPAIHRERIAGMLENYDFVDDSVMAYFKRRLAQAPRDSDFALSYILQHAYTRAEQEACVGAVRFKCDVLWAQLDALHQAYVTGLIPPGAFTPQT; this is encoded by the coding sequence ATGAACGACTTCTCGACGGCCGAGTGGCACGACGCTCCTCCCTTGTCGAAGGAGGCGTTCGAAGCGGCGATCCGCGCTGTCGGCGAGGAGCGCTATCACGACAAGCATCCCTTCCATAAGATGCTGCATGGCGGAAAGCTGAGCAAAGGCCAAGTGCAGGCCTGGGCGCTCAATCGCTATTGCTATCAGGAGGCGGTGCCGCGCAAGGACGCCGCCTTCATGAGCCGTGTCCACGACCGCGAATTACGGCGCGAATGGATTCATCGCATCCACGATCATGACGGATTGGGCGAGGAAGGCGGCGGCATAGAGCGCTGGCTCGTGCTCACCGACGGGCTCGGCCTCTCGCGCGACTACGTCACCTCGCGCAAGGGCGCGCTGCCGGCGACGAAATTCGCCGTGGAAGCCTATGTGCGCTTCGTCGTCGAGCAGCCGCTCGTCATCGCGGTGGCGTCCTCGCTGACGGAGTTGTTCGCGCCGGCGATCCATCGCGAGCGCATCGCCGGAATGCTCGAGAATTACGATTTCGTCGACGATTCCGTGATGGCCTATTTCAAGCGCCGCCTCGCCCAGGCGCCGCGCGACAGCGATTTCGCATTGTCGTATATTCTCCAGCACGCCTATACGCGGGCGGAGCAGGAAGCCTGCGTCGGCGCGGTACGCTTCAAATGCGACGTGCTCTGGGCGCAGCTCGACGCGCTGCACCAGGCCTATGTGACCGGCCTCATCCCGCCGGGCGCGTTCACTCCGCAGACATGA
- the pqqB gene encoding pyrroloquinoline quinone biosynthesis protein PqqB — MFIKILGSGAGGGFPQWNCNCANCRAVREGKPGFSARTQSSLAVSANGVDFVLLNASPDLRQQIAHAPQLSPGPQDGLRASPIKSVVLTNGDVDHVAGLLNLREAQAFSIYSSGRILNVLAGNRIFDILVPELVTRVEFPFDEAIPLHGAGVDLGLAVKAFPVHGKIALWLEDKSVAGFGTQVGDTLGVEIIETATGKSCFYIPGCANIDEPLKERLRGASLVFFDGTLFHENEMIEQGLLGKTGSRMGHVNMSGDDGSMKAFADLSVARKIYVHINNSNPTLDASSKERAIVNAAGWEIGADGMEVTL, encoded by the coding sequence ATGTTCATCAAAATACTCGGATCGGGCGCCGGCGGCGGCTTCCCGCAATGGAACTGCAATTGCGCCAATTGCCGCGCCGTGCGCGAGGGCAAGCCGGGCTTTTCGGCGCGCACGCAATCCTCGCTCGCGGTCAGCGCCAATGGCGTCGATTTCGTGCTGCTCAACGCCTCGCCGGATTTGCGCCAGCAGATCGCGCATGCGCCGCAGCTCTCGCCCGGCCCGCAGGATGGATTGCGCGCGAGCCCGATCAAATCCGTCGTGCTGACCAATGGCGACGTCGACCATGTCGCCGGACTCTTGAATTTGCGCGAGGCGCAGGCCTTCTCCATCTATTCCTCGGGGCGCATTTTGAATGTGCTCGCCGGCAATCGCATCTTCGATATTCTGGTCCCCGAGCTGGTGACGCGCGTCGAATTTCCCTTCGACGAGGCGATCCCGCTGCATGGCGCCGGCGTCGATCTCGGCCTCGCGGTGAAGGCGTTTCCGGTGCATGGCAAGATTGCGCTCTGGCTCGAGGACAAGAGCGTCGCGGGTTTCGGCACGCAAGTGGGCGACACGCTCGGCGTCGAGATCATCGAGACGGCGACGGGCAAGAGCTGCTTCTATATTCCCGGCTGCGCGAACATCGACGAGCCGCTGAAGGAGCGCCTGCGCGGCGCCAGCCTCGTCTTCTTCGACGGAACTTTGTTCCATGAGAATGAGATGATCGAGCAAGGCTTGCTCGGCAAGACCGGCTCACGCATGGGCCATGTCAATATGAGCGGCGATGACGGCTCGATGAAAGCCTTCGCGGATCTGTCCGTCGCGCGCAAAATCTATGTGCACATCAACAACTCCAATCCGACGCTCGACGCCTCCTCCAAGGAACGCGCGATCGTGAATGCGGCCGGATGGGAGATCGGCGCGGACGGCATGGAGGTGACGCTATGA